GCACTTGATGTGATCCAGTACATCCAGAAGTATTGTACCCTCAATAAAAGAGTTATTATTTCTGCTTTACAAAATGCAATCACTTGAATTGACACACCTCAAGTATGATCCCAATCCCTTTTTAGTCTTTTTATCCTCCCAATTCTGGCTGCCAGTGTCAATAACATTGTCCTCCTAAGAAAATaaaggtgttttatttttgaaaacaatgaTCACAATgtgctgttttctttaaaaaaaaaaagaaatgtgatacATACCTCTATTTCAAAAGCCTTGTTGTCCACGCCATTTCCGTTGGCTTGGATTACGTTTTTGAGCTGGACACCGTTTCTttctgctgaaaaaacaaaacacaatcacCGTTCACTTCATGTGCAGCAGCCTTTGTGAAAGCACCCTCGACTCACTCAAACCAGGAATGCCAAACAAGTGACgagctgtgtttttctgtttctgtgtactCTCTGAGATAAAACAATCTTAAAATAAGTCCACACAGTCCTCACGGCTTACTTTGTGTGAGAAAAATATCAGTTCacaactgcaaaacaaacagcttaattcaaagaaaagcagagctAATGGCTTACTCATTGTGCGTCGTCCTAAACCCGGCTGTCAAATGCTGTGCTGTAAAAAGCACTGCGGGAAAATATACTCTGCCCTCTATGAAGCATCTATCATTAATTAACAGACACGCTCTTCTCAGGAAGTACAGGACGTAAGCGTGATAAGTGTGATAATGCAACAGGAATGATTTAATAGACCTTATGAAGCAACATTTGATTAGATGTGATGTTGACCACGTTCGTCAAATCACTGGGAGCAACAGGTGATAAGTGAATCCTTGTTAGCAGATATGAATTTACTGGGTCTGATTGAAGAGCGGGGAAAAGGCGGTGGATTAATCATGAATGAGTTTATCTGGAGGAGGTTGTCCTCCACCCATGCAAGTCATAAAAAGTCATGCTTATTGCTCATGTTTGTAAGGAAGACTCATAAGGAACAATGCATCAGGAGCATGTGAATGAACATCATGATGATTAAGACTCAGACGCACATTTTCTATTCTTTCTTTTCTAATGTTACtgaatttaaataataattggCATGCACAAAAAGATCAGATTCTCCCCATAAATCATAATTTCAGTAGCCTGTATACAGACATACTGACAGATACTACGCTTAGATTATactataatttaaaaaatgctctttGGTTTGTGACAGATGATCCTTCAGTGAAACCTACAGTGAATAAACTCAAGAAAAAACTACTAATTTTGTACATTTGTGCAATTTCTGGTCAAAATGTCACATTACACTTAATATAAGACACAATCACCTGACAAGTAACATCTCAGTAAGATACAGGGTCCTGCTCTAAGATATCAAATCTTATTTCAACAggcacattttcactttttaccGTCTACAagcaaaaaatatattgtattcATTCAATTTTGATACGCTTGTGAGTGATGACCATGCTGTATAACTACAGCATGTGAAGTTATACGCTCCTGTATGTGTGCTGTGATACACACAGACTGCTTTTTGTGGGTCGAAGTAAGGAACGTCAAATTAACGTCTCTGAATGATTATTTTGAAGAAGTACACCGACTAATTGCCCGAGAATCAGATAACCTCGAAATCAGTTAGAGCTGTTATCTGGTCTATTAAATGTATTGCGCTGcaatttgtactttactttcaGGTTGATGATTCATGATTGGATATAATGGCGGCTATTCGTTCTTACTCGCAGCTTTTCAGATTTTATCTTGTcgcacacacaaaataaaaaaatctgttttttcctcataaaAACGGCTTCGTCCGTGGCTCATAACTCTCAATGGGGGCTCGTTCAGTCTGGATGGATATGATAAACATTAATCCTTGTTTAAGAGTCCGggatatttgtgttcagaaaGCCTTGCAGACCTTAAATTCATTAGAAAGAACTTAATGTCCTGAATTTTGTACCATATGCCTCGGTTTATTAACCCAAGACGCTCTTTTTATGTAAGCCATTAACTGGTCTGCCAACAGACGCAATTTGACGATTTAGACAACAGAGCTGTGACGGAGTAAACACTTGTAGAAGGATGATTGTAATGCATACAAAATTAAACTGAAGTGTGGCCATTACTCAAATTAatcatatttaaaggtgcattttgtaaaagtttttgttgaaaacatttaaaaaataaacttttgacCCATAGAGCTTCCGCCCACTGAGACGGCTAAATTGAATAGGGAAGAAAGTGATTTAATCTTGCAGcttttctagactttccaaTTATTATTGaaccgaatggctcaaattatgatagtcgGACGAGTCGTTTCACTGGATTTGTGaagctaaaaaaagaaaaaaaactatccagcattttacagacgcttcttttaCAATGTGAGCTTACGGGATAAAGTATTTTTTGGGCCTGCAGTGCATCACGAgacgttgtaattacactgTTTGGTCGCTACGAAAGTTGGGTTCTCTTTCTGGTGGCTTGATCTGGCCTCCCGTTGGATGcacggctaaccgagctaactcGCTAACAGCAGCCACGGTTAGCAgcagcggttactctggtgatataccgccccctttttgtttggagtatgaattagGCCAATtattacatgttgcacctttaaatataaattattttcttctttattcaGACTTACAAATTCAAACATGTGCATGAAATAGCTTTTAGCTTGTTTCATCTCTTAAATCACATTACTGCGCTGTAACCCTTCACTACATGGCCACTACTCTGCATTGCAGTTAAATCCTGCGTCATTATGTCTTTTAATAAGTCTCTGACTACAGaggctttttttaaatctgatgtAAGTGTGCTGCAGTCTTGTGTGTCTGTAACACTGTGAGTCTGTAACACTGTGAGTCTGTAACACTGTGTGTCATCACTTCACAGCCTCACTAGCgggaaggaagaaaaatggggatttttgcCCTCAAAGTTGTCTTACAGGATTATTCCTTCAAAATAACAATAGAGACACAGAGGCTCATGAGGTCATGAATCTTAAAAAACTAATAGCTGAACCTTCCCCCTTCTCCTCAGATGATACTGGTACAATCCACATTAAATCCCAGACATTAGTGGGGAAGTGGGGATCTACTTTAGTGTCAGTTCAAGGCTACAGTATGAGTCGTGGTGAAAAAAGTGGTAAATATTGGTGCCAGTTTTGTTGATCATCTGTCTGCATTCAATTCCACATGACCTTTTTCACATCTCAGTGTCAATATAGCTTGCCAGGAAatcctgtgaaaaatattgaaaacaaacagaagaacaaTACCTTATCTTTGTCTGTAATGTCATGTGATTTACAGTTTATCCAGGCCGCTGATAAGAACAAACAGCGGAGCTGATGCCCggtttttctttattgacaTCCTGATTATAAATTAACATGGATcaacaaaacattattaaagCGCTGACTGCAACGATGGATTGGAGGACACTAAGATCAACATCCAACTGGTAACAATCACTGTGATTTTGGTATTTAGCTGACGGCTCTACCTTTACATTAAGCAGACGAGCAGCGAAATCTTACGTATGTCACCTTTATAAATTATTTGGATCTTATTTCATTTGGATTTGAGATTTTTATTGAGCAGTGAGGGTCTAATGACAGACGCTCATGTGTTGCATGATGGAAACTGTATGACCCAGTGGTTCTGGAGCTGGATCTCAGGACAGGGTGGGTGCCTCATAAGGTGCCCCTAATTATCTTACCTACAGGCGGTGTCTCCAGCCATGCATGTGTTAAACATTGATTATTTCATTAACATGACACAAACCCACCTCTGACTGCTTACCACATGTAATAATGGCAGTGTTTATAGGCTCACTGGACACAGTAAGTTGGATCCATCTTCCTCTAAGCGCAGGTCCATGGCACCGCCTATCGTCTGTAAGTCAGAGTCGAGGGCTACAATCGCCCAGCTACAGGAAAAGGAAAACGAAGTTAACGCTAGTAGCTTGTAGCCTAGCTATGAAACCCTGCTACAGCCAAACGTAGCTGCTACTCACTTACCGCCAACACTTAACTGGCTGTATAGCACATTTACTACAGCTGTTAAACACAATCGGATCAAATGGTAAGCGCACCTGTGCATCGTTAAGGGTTAATTATTTGCTCGATAGTATCATGCTAAGCTATATTGCCAGCTGGCTAGCTTGGCTCCGTTAGCTAgtcggctaacgttagctgacaGTACGTTCTCTTGTTAGCTAGGCTAACAGCAAAACAACTTTCTTACAGGTCGGCCAAGGAAGGAGTTGATGTTTTCTTAACGAAATGGGCATTGTAGCCTGTATTAAACGTTTACctgcatatgtatgtgtgtattaaTGCATGCCTTGGTACAAAATAGTAGCTGCATATACGAAGATCAGCAGACCTTGTTAACGTTCAGCTTGCTAGAGAAAGCTAGCGTTAGCATAGGAGACAGTACCCAGCTGTAAAACAGTTATTACTCACATTGTAAAACAGTAATAATACTGACAACAGTCCCTTAAGCGCTGGTTTCAATACCCACGGTGTTGAATGTAAATATAACAAGTCAAgctaattttgttttttgttttttttgtaggtTTATGACCCTGTGCAGCTATGGGTGACATGAAAACCCCAGATTTTGATGATCTTCTCGCCGCCTTTGACATCCCAGATGCCACAGGGTTGGATGCTAAGGAACCCATCCATGGGAGTCACGAGGAGACAGAGAGTCAGCTGAAACACACGGGGATATGTCTGGATGATGGCTTATTGAGTAACCAAACTGTCACACCAGCAGATATTcctgctgtaagtgttattgTGAAAAACACAAGCCGACAGGAGTCATTGGAAGGTTTTGGATCAGCGTTGCAGAATGGATTTAGGGGACAAGAGACCTCCATTGATCCGGTTGAGACAACTAACACGGTCTTTTCCAAGTCATTTGTCTCTGCTTTGAACGGGGAGAGTTCAAGAGAGCTTCTTGGAAAGGCACCTATTCAGCAAAAACCTGATGGGACGCCAATCTTTACCCAGTCACTTTCTCATTTTAGTCCCATCTCCAGTCCTGAGTCTGAAGACACTCAGTGTAGTAGAGATGAAATGCATCAAAAAGAGAGACCCTGTTTCCCAGAAGCATCAGTTATGGTGGAACCTTCAATCCCGGACAATCCCAAAAAACTGGACCTCAGCGTGTTTGATGACTGTCCGAATGACTCTGATATCCCCAAGAACTATCAGAAAAGCAGAACCGAAAGTAGAAGCGAAGAGCCCTCTGACATCTGTGTTGGCAacgaaacaaataaaacacggAGAATACACAGTGCACTTCCCCCACCACTCGCAAACCAGAACTTTACTGACACCAACTGCAATTCAGGAGCCTCAGTGGATGTTCCCACCCCCTATCCACATGTAAAATCTCAGACATCTAAATTATCCTCTTGCCTAGAGGCTCTGGTGGCTCTGAATGCTAGAAAAGATCCCAGAGAGTCATCGGCAGTTCATAATGACATCATGAAAGCAAGCCCCAATGTGCCTATATCCCCACGAAGCCCCAGAAGTCCACTTGAGGCTGTGAAACGGTTAATGAAGCCCTCGGATAGCCCTGTAAGCATCTGCAGTGATAGTAGTGGCAAAGCATCCCCTGCTGTGGCATCCGGGTCACCCCCTGCCATACCCAGGGTCAGAATTAAGACCATCAAAACCACGTCCGGGCAGATCAAGCGCACAGTCACCAGTGTGCTGCCAGATTCAGAAACGGATGAAGTTCATTCTGCATATGAATCCTCTCCCGCCCAGAGTATGATTAGTGAAGATTCTTACTGTAATATGTCTCCTCATCAGTCTCAAAGTGCGGCTGTTGATGGCATTGTTGGAATACAAACAAAAGGTACCCTGGCTAGTACATCTTCACCGAGAGTCTCGCACAACAAATCGGAGGCTAACTCCAGGAGGCCAGGCGTAACGCAGCCCCCAACAGTATTCCATAATACTACTGGTCCTGTCAAACGATCTGGTGCTCATCAGGGGCAGAAACCAAAGAGGGGATCAGCCACAGCAGGCCATTCAACTAGCACAAACCTCCTTCCCAAAGCAATGCACTTAGCTAGTCTGAACCTGGTCCCTCACAGTGTTGCTGCTTCAGTAGCTGCACGCTCCACCTCTCAACAACAAAGCCAACACGCACTCTCCTCTACAGTGTACAGCACCGTCCCACTGGTGCATCAGGTCAAAACAGCCAAACCATATCCTCGCACATGCACTCccaacacagcagcaggaaccCTAAACAGACTGTTAAACAATGCCAACCCTGTGCCTACATATGTGCCCAACCTGAACCCCCCTCCAGAGAGCAATATCAGCCTCCCACCACGCGGATACTGCTGCCTCGAGTGCGGGGACTCCTTCGGGCTGGAGAGCAGTCTGGCATATCATTACAGCAGGAGGAGCGTTCACATCGAAGTCGGATGCACGCACTGTGCAAAGACGATCGTGTTCTTCAACAAGTGCGCCTTGTTGGCACATGCACGAGAGCACAAGAACAATGGCATGGTGATGCAGTGCACACAGCTCCATATGAAACCCATAGCAGAGGAACAAATGTTCGCCCCGCCTTGTAGTGACCCTGTGAACGTGGACCCTGTGAACTACACCTCACCGTCATCCTCATCCAAAAACCACCCTGTCCTGCCCCTATATCCAGACAATGTCATTCGCCACCGACTCCGTTGCCTGGAGTGTAACAAGCAGTTACTTGACTATAAAGCACTTGCAGGTCATTACCAGAGACCGTCAGAGGATGTGGAAGGACTTGTGAGTAgatgttttattgaaatattgaaGGATAAGGCTGGagatagtattttttttttgtatcgtTTCCAATGacaagaccaaaaccaacaatgtgtaaTTTCATCTCACAGCCCCAAGCCCATTTGTTCCTATTGAGGACACAAATCCTAAAAAATGGATCAAAAATATTGAGATTCAGTAAGTTCTTAAACATCCGGGCACTGCAGGAGTATATTGTGTGCATtttttgggactattttcagccgAGGATCGATACACATTTAGTGCACATTTAGTGAATATTTATGGCAGAATAGATGTGGGATTGATTCAAAGCAAAATTTCCCACATTTATGGACTGAAGCAACATGACGCACAATGCATCATTGTGGCTAATATATGTGTTTTTAGTACTTTTCATCATGGCTGTACTGAAAACCGTTTTTTTGGGCTTCGAAGCTTCAGTGAGAGCCACCCGGGAATATTCAAAgcttatattcatatttatctataagtgttgttattattgtaataGTGAGAGATGAGCACAGGAGGGGAGATTAGCCACTGTTCCCACCTCAAAAGTCGCAACATTAACTTGTTGTCGAGCAAGTGTTAAACCGTTACAAGGATCGGGGCTGGAGCTCACAGGACTGCAACATAAACGCTCGCTTGCTGTTTGTTGAGACTCTTGACCTGACGCAGCTGGTTTTAGTGTTTCATGgtatttgttgacagtaagCAAAATATACAACATCTCCAGACTTGTTCTTCTAAAGGCACTGGGAgcattgtttttatatttctcttgTTTCCCCTTTAGCATTTTTGACTTTactgtcattttctttcacaaaaCAGATGTGTAAGGTGTGCTCAATGTTGTTACCCAACAAGTGCAGCCTCAAAGCTCACGATCGCATCCACGCACACAAGTCCCCTTACTGCTGTCCTGAGTGTGGCGCCCTGAGTCGGTCTGCAGACATACAGAAGCACGTCAAGGAGAACTGTCTGCATTATGCTCGCAAGGCTTGGTACAAGTAAGTAGGCAAACAAGAAAGGCAGGCTTTATAAAAAACATAACTACAGTGCAAACAGAAAAGTGGCATTAacttttgttggttttt
This sequence is a window from Pagrus major chromosome 8, Pma_NU_1.0. Protein-coding genes within it:
- the znf592 gene encoding zinc finger protein 592 → MGDMKTPDFDDLLAAFDIPDATGLDAKEPIHGSHEETESQLKHTGICLDDGLLSNQTVTPADIPAVSVIVKNTSRQESLEGFGSALQNGFRGQETSIDPVETTNTVFSKSFVSALNGESSRELLGKAPIQQKPDGTPIFTQSLSHFSPISSPESEDTQCSRDEMHQKERPCFPEASVMVEPSIPDNPKKLDLSVFDDCPNDSDIPKNYQKSRTESRSEEPSDICVGNETNKTRRIHSALPPPLANQNFTDTNCNSGASVDVPTPYPHVKSQTSKLSSCLEALVALNARKDPRESSAVHNDIMKASPNVPISPRSPRSPLEAVKRLMKPSDSPVSICSDSSGKASPAVASGSPPAIPRVRIKTIKTTSGQIKRTVTSVLPDSETDEVHSAYESSPAQSMISEDSYCNMSPHQSQSAAVDGIVGIQTKGTLASTSSPRVSHNKSEANSRRPGVTQPPTVFHNTTGPVKRSGAHQGQKPKRGSATAGHSTSTNLLPKAMHLASLNLVPHSVAASVAARSTSQQQSQHALSSTVYSTVPLVHQVKTAKPYPRTCTPNTAAGTLNRLLNNANPVPTYVPNLNPPPESNISLPPRGYCCLECGDSFGLESSLAYHYSRRSVHIEVGCTHCAKTIVFFNKCALLAHAREHKNNGMVMQCTQLHMKPIAEEQMFAPPCSDPVNVDPVNYTSPSSSSKNHPVLPLYPDNVIRHRLRCLECNKQLLDYKALAGHYQRPSEDVEGLMCKVCSMLLPNKCSLKAHDRIHAHKSPYCCPECGALSRSADIQKHVKENCLHYARKAWYKCLHCDMVFKTLQGQKTHIEEKHCEVLYKCSVCPVAFKTADSCEVHLKNKHSASKMSPQLIFKCSCETLFKKKQLLFEHFHQNADKRVTCVFKCPECNSVFPQKQLLMQHFKDVHIGNMTAETEKRSKQTGNTDRHQDARSVQQQKSRSPVKHTENPRKKAEQDSRPRVKPTGWTCGECLKWFPERESYVSHVKTNHGKSVKKYPCRHCEQSFNSATSLRRHIRSDHDGKKKMYTCWYCTDTKKTFTTSVTLKNHISLMHGIKNPDLGQMPKTAVQESKKALGKGLVSERPAVNAHKEERGRTSGIDAPSAKRLKSQFRCSKCGFITEDRTQFQQHIPQHKTDENTPQCLHCGLCFTSLLSLNRHLFIVHKVKEGEKEEEEVAEVREMEQDDQQDGSADTDEGNDVLSDLNEHEPLQAGEPESVRCDTTVDCNLKLSTHSQTQAVSLR